A single window of Oreochromis aureus strain Israel breed Guangdong linkage group 5, ZZ_aureus, whole genome shotgun sequence DNA harbors:
- the si:dkey-202e22.2 gene encoding netrin-4, with protein sequence MLGTPRHLMLVALGWLFLVVTRGSEAVSSCLDRACSPPIGNLASGRTLFTLSNCCGNGTSQHPLCPQPSVSPQACSQDPHPVLHMTDDPFLHPDTWWASGGGRTMQEQQDEIRLDLETKFYLTHLVLVFKSPRPAAMAIERSVDFGKTWEAVKVFAYNCSVEFGLPDDFDQPGSPCTSRYTDAAPCTGGEVILRTLNPSSAMTLDPYSPEALSRLTITNLRVRLLKSQTCRPTLTPPGRWTSFTSSVRTPPSSSENSASAPYAIYTLLARGTCLCHGHAEYCVPHNNGNKEIEDSNMVFGRCLCTHHTAGDHCDKCAPLYNDRPWRPANGSSGEANPCQKCECHGHAATCHFSQRAWLSSGRLSGGVCEDCQHNTAGRRCHRCRYGYHRRPSLPLSSPHTCTRCWCDPQGSFPSPPGKEGPWCHPRSGQCHCKSGVGGTSCSHCLPGYWGFGGEGCKPCACPHQCDPFTGQCLHSYTNKQMLNVPIGGKIPDLDHLLPTEEEAHLSQELTVSALHYTGKCSCKEKKLRSVSELCKTKHDYVIKANVLSAHDKGSHAEVHVKVRKVLRSGQVALRLGTANIYPLSWTSRGCTCPILNPGMEYLLAGKEEPGTGRLLVTMQSIVVPWTPRVGLIISNSLRNGCR encoded by the exons ATGCTCGGGACACCTCGACATCTGATGCTGGTGGCGCTCGGTTGGCTATTTTTGGTTGTGACGCGCGGCAGCGAAGCAG TTTCTAGTTGCCTGGACCGTGCCTGTAGTCCACCCATAGGGAACCTGGCAAGTGGCAGGACCCTGTTCACCCTCTCGAACTGCTGTGGGAACGGCACATCCCAGCATCCTCTGTGTCCCCAACCTTCTGTGAGTCCTCAGGCCTGCTCTCAGGATCCTCACCCAGTTCTTCACATGACTGATGACCCTTTCTTGCATCCAGATACCTGGTGGGCATCAGGTGGAGGTAGAACCATGCAGGAGCAGCAGGATGAGATACGTTTAGACCTGGAAACAAAATTCTATCTTACTCACCTGGTTTTGGTGTTCAAGTCACCGCGGCCTGCTGCCATGGCCATTGAACGCTCAGTGGACTTTGGAAAGACGTGGGAAGCTGTAAAGGTTTTTGCGTATAATTGCAGTGTAGAATTCGGTTTGCCTGATGACTTTGATCAGCCAGGGTCACCATGTACATCCCGCTATACTGATGCTGCACCCTGCACGGGCGGAGAG GTCATATTACGTACTCTAAACCCCAGCAGTGCTATGACACTCGACCCCTACAGTCCGGAGGCCCTCTCTCGCCTGACCATCACAAATCTCCGTGTCAGACTGCTAAAATCCCAGACCTGTCGCCCAACTCTGACCCCCCCAGGACGCTGGACAAGCTTCACATCCTCAGTCCGCACACCCCCATCCAGTTCAGAAAACTCTGCTTCAGCACCTTATGCTATTTATACTTTACTGGCAAGAGGCACCTGCCTGTGCCATGGGCATGCTGAGTATTGTGTACCACACAACAATGGAAACAAGGAAATAGAGGACAGTAACATG GTGTTTGGTAGGTGTCTCTGTACTCACCACACAGCTGGAGATCACTGTGATAAGTGCGCTCCGCTCTACAATGATAGACCTTGGAGGCCTGCCAATGGAAGCAGTGGGGAGGCCAACCCATGCCAGA AGTGTGAGTGCCATGGTCACGCAGCTACCTGCCACTTCTCTCAGCGGGCATGGCTTTCCTCTGGCAGGCTCAGTGGGGGTGTGTGTGAGGACTGCCAGCACAACACAGCGGGGCGTAGATGCCATCGCTGTCGCTATGGCTACCACCGCCGCCCATCCCTGCCCCTCAGCTCCCCCCACACGTGCACAC GCTGCTGGTGTGATCCTCAGGGTTCTTTCCCTTCTCCACCTGGAAAGGAGGGACCCTGGTGCCACCCCAGGAGTGGCCAGTGCCACTGTAAATCTGGTGTAGGGGGCacaagctgcagccactgtCTGCCTGGCTACTGGGGCTTTGGAGGGGAGGGATGCAAACCTTGCGCATGCCCCCACCAATGTGATCCATTCACTGGCCAGTGTCTCCACAG CTACACAAATAAGCAAATGTTAAATGTGCCCATTGGTGGGAAAATACCTGATTTGGATCATTTGTTGCCAACTGAAGAAGAAGCACACTTGTCTCAGGAGCTCACAGTCTCTGCTCTGCATTACACAG GGAAGTGTAGCTGTAAAGAGAAAAAGCTGAGAAGTGTATCTGAACTCTGCAAGACCAAACATGATTATG TCATCAAGGCCAATGTGTTGTCTGCTCATGACAAAGGCAGCCACGCAGAAGTTCATGTCAAAGTTCGCAAGGTCCTTCGATCAGGTCAGGTGGCGCTGCGCTTAGGAACCGCCAACATCTATCCTCTGTCCTGGACCAGCCGTGGCTGCACATGCCCCATATTAAACCCAG GTATGGAGTACCTGCTTGCAGGCAAAGAGGAGCCTGGAACGGGCCGTTTGCTCGTCACTATGCAGAGCATCGTGGTTCCATGGACACCTCGTGTAGGTCTGATTATATCAAACAGCCTGAGAAATGGATGCCGCTGA
- the chchd4a gene encoding mitochondrial intermembrane space import and assembly protein 40 produces the protein MSYCREEGKDRIIFVTKEDHETPSNAELVADDPNDPYEEQGLILPNGDINWNCPCLGGMASGPCGSQFKEAFSCFHYSKEEVKGSECIDHFRNMQECMQRYPELYPQEEDKDESAAPSDSAALTSESDSTAVTSAVSSDSTSPTDGQTAS, from the exons ATGTCATACTGCAGAGAGGAAG GTAAAGATCGCATCATCTTTGTGACAAAGGAAGACCATGAGACACCCAGCAACGCTGAGCTGGTAGCGGATGACCCCAACGATCCATACGAGGAACAGG GCCTCATCCTGCCAAATGGAGACATAAACTGGAACTGCCCGTGTCTGGGCGGGATGGCCAGTGGACCGTGCGGCTCTCAGTTTAAGGAGGCCTTCTCGTGCTTCCACTACAGTAAGGAAGAAGTGAAGGGTTCCGAGTGCATTGACCATTTCCGTAACATGCAGGAGTGCATGCAGAGGTACCCCGAGCTCTATCCCCAGGAGGAGGACAAAGACGAGTCCGCCGCCCCGTCTGACAGTGCTGCCTTAACGTCTGAGAGCGACTCTACTGCGGTCACCTCAGCTGTTTCGTCTGACAGCACCTCACCTACAGACGGCCAGACCGCCAGCTAG